The nucleotide sequence ACAACTCACTGAGACCGCTGTTGCCGTGCCCCAACAACCCCAAAAGTCTGTATTTGACGacctggaaatgagactcaacaatcaactgtctttctccAGAGATTTAAACATGCTGGACTGATTTTActggttaaaaaaacaataattactGGACAACAGACACTCTGCCTTCAACATCGCCTCAACATGTGGCAAAGTCAAAAGTTTAACAAGTGTTCCGTGCCAAGCCAACCAAATGTTTTATTACACTGAACCATGTGGGAAGGCACCATTATAAACTCTTTTCAAAAAATACCTGGCATGTGATGAGACAAACtatctgtctgactgtctgtcatCAGCCTATCAGATCAGTAGTAAGACAACATTGCCAGTAGAGACAATTGGTGAATTATACTCTCACCGGAGCCAAtcggggaaaaaagaaaagcttgttCTTTGCTGTTATTTCAATGAAATATACACGCCAGTTCTGATATAAGTGATGCCACGGCGGCATCTAAGCTGAACTGTAACACACACCCATTGTTTCCAGCTTTTCCTCACTGGATTGGTTGAGCCGCTGCGTGTTCGGACACAAGAACAATATCATGCAAACACGGCCGCCTtagtgttaaagggatattccggtgtaaatttaatccatggtctaaatcaccgtgaaactgtgttacaatccctctcgagagatcaagttagcagaccgcttatttacggagttttatcaacctcagaaacgtcCGTTCTTTTGCCTGTCCGccctcgataataactgttataaactggcaggtaagacacatatgaactttgattgcttttccatggagtcataatcatacattttcatccatgagccgcggaactctactgcactcggtaatcgactcgtcgggacttcctgtcaacaggaagttgctgcagaagagtggtaaatttagtcagcttttcagtagaaatccagctaagctagcggaggttagatgccccggactatgtgctgagaccctatttgtactgttgctgaagtttggtgctgttctgagcattatttgtggctttttggtggcggtttatatttggacccatttactgcagtgtattgttgtcgtgtggtcgtttctgaggttgataaaactctgtaaattagcggtctgctaacttgatctctcaaagggagtctaacacagtttcacggtgatttagaccatggattaaattaacaccggaatatccctttaaatgcaaATCTACAGTATGTTGGAGCTGTTGGGTCTGGAGGGGTTCATCCGACGGTCAACTGAGAGCAATTTGATGAGCCTTACTTTTTCTAAAAACACGTAGAGACATGCAGTGACGGTGCCACACACCTGTAAATGAAGGGAGTCACTACCAGGCGAACCAGCCTTGGGTTGAAACGGGTTAAAGTTCTGACTTGGTGAGCCCATCAGGAATGTTCCCAgtccaaaatcaaaatattGACATGTGGGATTTTTATGATGAGCTGAACAGCCTGACCAAAAAAAAGTGGAGCTGGAAGTAAGACAAAATTCCTTATCTGTTTGGCAGACCATATTTTAAGAATAACAAGGTCGGTAGCTGCCAGGCGGCAAAGCCATTTATAAAAGTCAAATTTCACGAGAATTAGGAAAAACAGGGAATTCTCCTGGGAGTGATACATTTTCATATGAGTTTCAGATAGGttctcattttttaaatacttgaCTCAGATTTTAAAAGCgatgaaaagatgaaaacacaatacGGCGCGCCAACAGGTACATTAGTGTGACTTCATAAAACATCGTATAAACTCGCACATCAGCTCACATAAATCCAACATCAAATGCATTATTCAAGGGTGTCGGCGCCGTCCAGAGTCCAACTCATGCTTTCTGTTTCCCCTCCAGGTGGTACGGTAAGGAGAAGGAGTGCGAGGACTACACTCACTCGCAGCCGTACTCCTGCAGCATCACCCGGGACCTGCACCTCTTCACGCCCTATGAGATCTGGGTGGAGGCCTCCAACCAGCTGGGCCACGCTGCCTCTGATGTCATCACGCTCGACATCCTAGACGTGGGTGAGTGTGAACTTTGACCCATTTTCTTGGAGTCCCTTTTATGCTTTTCAGAGCTTAGATCCCGGTGTCAACGAGCCCTCAGGTTATGATCCGGGACAATGGATACCTGTGTCCACCTGTGACCCTTCATCACAgcagcttcccccccccccccccgaacagTTGATGGattatttttaaagaataattgggcattttgggaaatgcactCATGTTTTCTCTCAGGACGAGTGTTACCATTCTCATGGCTCTTGTTTAATTTGGAGCTAGAGCACGGAAGcggattagcttagcttagcatcaagacCGTAGCCAGGAGGTTGAAAGCCAGACGAGACATAAAAAATACGCCTTCCAGCACCTTTCAAAGCATATTCATTATGTGCTGTGTCCTGTTTACTTATCCATATAGAAATGTTGGTGTTACAGCAGCAATTTGTGGTTTTAcgttggcggggggggggggggggggggggggggggttgtgtgCCAAATATTTTATTGGCCGGCAGCAGTGACTTCCAGCCTTTATtccccaaaaaataaacatgacttTGTGCGGCAAATtcgctgtgtttgttttgtataattCAGACGGAGCATCTCATTACCATTCGGGTTTATCTCGTGACTTACAGGTATTGAACCGTAAAAGACTTTAGCCTCAAATGGGCAACCCTTAAAGTATTGAAGAAGCATCACTTCACTTCATAAGTTCATCTCTTGATCCGTACAGACAGGACGTTGGCCGGACTTCAGTGTCTTCTGACTTCTGGAGAAAGTTGTTCGCTCACCCAGCTTCGACCCTGATGGGAGCTGAGCGTTGTTCCCTTTTAAAGCGATGctatgtggggttttttttcccctgcgtGGCTTAGCGCGGGTTTAAGCAACCGGAGCGTTGCGGCGAGGCCAaattcttcctcttttcctcattatccccagaaaaaaaaaaaagttgcacgCTCATACAGACATGAATGCACGCACCTGGACAAGCGTAGGTGTGTGACGAATGGAAACGCCCTCCGTCCTGATGAGCTCATTTTCTCTTTACTCATGCtcactggacacacacacacacgcatagaaacacacatacacagaaaaacactcgCTAACCCCCTTTTATGTGGTGTTGGAATGTTCCAGGCTGATCCTCAGACCTAATCCTGTCTCCGAGCCGGCTGTAGACCCCCGAGGCCAGAGGAGTTTGGGCTTTTTGAGGCTTTAAGACTTGGACCTGAAATAATAGAGCCTGATTAGCTCGGAGCTCTTCACCTGGTTCACTCATCACACGCTCCGAACATCATCTGGGAAACGCACTGAGGGAAAAACCATATAGAGTGTAAAGGGGCCAAACGTGTCACTGGCGAGGAAGCGAGCGTCCATCAATCTCTTAATCCCCTTTCCGTTTCCctaatgtatgcacacacacacacacacacacacacacacacacacacacacacacacacacacctgtttacACACCCCGAGGGCAGGGCAGGGCCCGGTAACAGTATAGAAACAGAGAGGCAGGCAAGAGCGTGGGCGGTTTCTGGACCTGCGTGCACGTTTTGTTTCCCTCGGGTTGCCCCGGCCATTCTTTTCATTCAAGTTTCCAAAACAGTAGCAAGGTCGTAAAACGCAGCAGCCACACCTGCGCCGCGCTGCTGTGAGTCACTTGCGTCTACGGTCATGTCTAATCAGTTATGAAGGCGAGGCGGAAACACCTACAGTCTTCTCTGCATTCCTCTGTCACGGGGAACCCTCTGAACCGAGAGACTTGAGGCAACTTGTATTGGTGTCTGCCTCCGAGACGAGGGCGCGTGGAGGAATGACACAACCTATGTTAATGATGATTCATCTGTTGGTTGTCATGCCTCATTGACTTTTACTGCTTAATGCATCACATGTATAGGAACGACACAGTACAGTAAACGCTGTCCTGTACTGTAGCGTCTttattgacaaaaacaaaaatatagattcattttttaattcacaaaaagtgaaaaagacACCCTTCAACTAGAGGGTAAGACAGTAGCTTTTTTGTAGCCTGAGAGGCCAAATTCAGGGCAACGAAAGTCCAGAAGATGCTCGCTGCTGCTTGTTAAGCTTAACTGCTTTGAGCGCAGGAATGACTGAACACACAACAGGATTTATGTCGATTTTCAACAGTAAGAAAACTCTTTAGGGAGATTTTAGCGAGTAAATTAAACCGAAATTTGAAAAGTAGACAGAGCAGAAAGATGCTTATGATGTTATTATGAGAAAACAACTCGAGTTGATTAATGAAATTAACTCATATGTCAACTTGGTCTTCAGATACTTCAGATTAATTTTATATTAACGTGGACAAGAAGGGAAAATCtccaagaaaaatacatttaagtgCCACAATTATTTCAAGTAATTGTGGTTTTCCATCTAATACCCTGTGTTTTAAAGTTATCGTTGGGCTGGACAATTTAAAATCACCCAAAACTGTGAACTGGATCTGCTGAAGTAACACACATTACGTAGCTCAGAGAGCGTCTCTGGTGACCAGAAACAATTCCTCTAAAAAACTTTCGTGTCAACTCCCAATTTTTCCCCCCACTGAATCtctctcatcttcttcttttcccctgggtttttccttgtttgtttattgCTAAGGAatgacattataaaaaaaaacggCACCGGAGTCGATATTGAAGCGATCTTAAAAAGCTCAAAACAAAACGTGAGGAAAGTTAAAGTAATGGTCTGTCacaatatgtttgtttgttgaaaagATAATCGCTGTCAGATGATAAAAGTCTCTCACGGCGTACACAAGTCGACTCTTCGGAGACCGCAAAGCCTCCGCCAACACTGAACACTCCCTCGATGTGCTGTTACACATAAAGACATCACTCCTACCGCTTCAAATTAGAATTGAATGGATTCTTGACCCTGCAAACATCAGTCCAGAATGTAGCAAGAAGCCCCTAAGCTATGGatttttggcttaaaatgaTAATCTGGGCCATCTGTCCGCCAGAAGTTTATCGTTAAGTTCCTCGGATAGAAATGTACTCCTTAATGGCTGTAATGAATTACAATATTAACCCAACTTGTGCCTCTTATGAAATCATTGTTTGTACATTTGAGAATTTTCCCTCATTATCAAGCACACAAGCTGCTTTTCccccaaataaatacaaaaatccGGAAAGTTGTTCATTAACACATGTACTTAAAGACATGCCTTAGATCCTAAAGCTGCTTTGATCAACATGTTTGAATTAATAGACTATTGGAAACGACTGTGTAATGTGCTTTAAGTTACAAACCACAGGAAAATGATCACCTTACTCTGCAGTTCCTTTCAGCTCTATGGAGCATTTTAGCCTATTTCAGCCAAGAGTTTTGGTTTCCTGATTCTCAGTTTCCTACTTCATTTCCAGCAATAGGCTCTCAGCTATTTTAAATGAAAGCCCTCTAATAAAGAATCTGAATAGTACCAAGCTAGACGGTGAACACAATGAAGTATTTGGCAGCTAAAGATCCTGAGGAGTTGGTagtgaccaaaaacagagcataAAGAGAGTAAATATTTGACTTGTATTCATCAGAGGGCCTCAGACACGACAATAAATGAATGATCTTGTGgctgtgtgtgaaaatgttcaCAATAACAGCATTTAATGGTGATAACGTCTCAGTTTTGTTGCCCAAAAGTAGCAAAAAACAGCACGAGCTGGACTGTTTTTTCTGTACTTATGATTAAATTAATATAATGTTTCTTTGTCCACAAAGTGGAGATAGTACATCAAAATTCAGACCCTAACTGGtcagacaaatacaaaacatgtcACTTAGAGCTCGTCTGGTCAGTAAGTAGAAAATAAATTAGCAACTGCTTTCTTAATCAAATAGtgatttcagttattttctgtGCAGAAATGATCAACATTCAATGGTTTCAGCCTctcaaatgtgatgatttgaTGCTTAATCTTGTCAAAGTAATTATGTTTTGGTTTgagactgttggtcagacacaGCAAGACATTTGATGATGTAGTTGTGGGCTGTGGGAAATGAAAATGGACATTCAGCGGTCTTCATTACAGATCTTCATTACATAACCGTTTCAATTCTTGGCCTGACTTGTTACAAGTGGATTTTATGGGATTAGAGCTGCAACATCCAATTTTTGTACGGATTAACTGATTCATTCTTtggtctgcaaaaaaaaacaaaaaacaactatcCCAGAAGACTCAAACAACTCGTAAATATTCAGACTTTTAAAAGTTTGGACCAGTTGATTCTTGGCACATGACATTAGCTCTGGAGTTGATCGTACTAAATAACCTTCGCCATCTCTTTTTCCCTCCAGTGACCACGGACCCTCCGTCAGGTGTGACTGTCAGTCGTGTCGGCCAGTTGGAGGACCAGCTGAGCGTTCGCTGGGAGGCCCCACCCGCCCTCAAAGACTTCCTCTTTCAAGCCAAATACCAGATCCGCTACAGACTGGAGGACAGCCAAGACTGGAAGGTAAAGGACAAGGACGCGTAGTTATGAGGACATAAATCTCCCCTCgttgtctctcacacacaggcaGATATATTACTTCAGCACTGTCCCAGCTGTTTCTCATCCTAATGCTGTAATCACCTCTAATCTAGTATGATTGAGGCCTCCGCTGCCAGGAGGAGAAGTCAGGTTTTGatcaggagaaaaaacacagttcGGAGCCACTGTGTATACCTCGGTTCAAActtttaatgaatgaaaaatacagtGTAGAAACCTTCAGCCGTCGCAGATGGTGCTTCCCAGAATCCATTTGAGTCCTCTGGGTACGAGTGAAGATTCTCCAGTAATTAAGGGGGAATTACACACATGTAATATAAGCAAGTCGTTGCTCGcaaagtggaaaaaagaaaaggtgggGGAGCGGAGGGACGAGATGGCgggtgaaggaggagagaggagacttCAAATCCAAAGTGGCTTCAAGGGGCTTTTGGTGGTGAAAACAAAAACGCCGTTTCCCCTCTGAACCGGCCCTAATCATGAGGTCATGCTGAGGAATGGAGGGGATTCATCTCAGCTGTTAATGTCTTCAATATGGCTGCAAAGATGCGCAGCGGTTTGGCTTCCCCACGTCACATCATTAGCCCTCTGATGCCTGTAATTTCCATGTTCTGCTTTCTGTTGTAGTCGTTCTGAACAAGTACTTACAGACAGAATGCCAGAGAGAAAGTGGGGACTATTAGACTGAGTTATTAACCGCTGTGTGcgggtgttttttctttccttctctatCTATTTGCTCGTCTTTATTTCCGCCGTCTGTCCGTGTATTTCCGTGAGTGCCTGCGCATGCTCCTGCGACGGTTTCTCAGCATATGCGGCCCCGTAATACCTAACAGAGAGCAGATTTTTACCCAGCAGGCACAATTACACGAAAATATTTGCATAAACACGCTGATCAGGAGCCCCCAAACAATGTggtgtgcatgcatgtttgGGTCTGCGCAtggtttgtggttgtgttttctaCATCTTGACTCTGCCTTGTGTTTTAGTTTGTGCCCATTGGTGTTTAATACTGCGGTCAGACCTCCAGCACTCaactcttctgtttttgttttttttttgcgtgtaGGTGATGGACGACGTTGGGAATCAGACGTCTTGCAGGCTGGCCGGACTGAGACCTGGAACGGTGTACTTCGTCCAGGTATGGTTTGGTACAAGGGGGGACAATAGACAGAAAATGTGCCACCAAAAATATTGTTCCATTACATGCATATAGAAGAAGATTTATTtatacacatataaatataaaaacgtGGAGCGTATGTTTTGATAATGTGGCCGGCATCTTCATTTTAATAGTTGGACATCTGGGAAACACTGTCCCTTAACTCTGACTGCGTGTGATCACCAAGCATCAATGATGTAAACACTTAGTCCGACTTTGTCCCGCTGTCCTGAGCTCTGTGGGCTCAGAAAAAGGCACCCGTCTTTTTGGCTAGCACGACCGGACATTAGCCGGGTGCAGCCTTTagggtccaatttgtaagaaattcccaactcgtcaaatgcTGACGCCCTGGATAGGCGCCCTACCCAACCTACAATCTCTAAGCTTCAGTATTTGATGGGAATGAGACCCAACAATCAATTTTCTTACAGACTGGAACCTTAAATCCAAGCTAGAATAGCACGGCTGCCATCCTTAACCTCTCGCCTCTCCTCGTTGGGGTGGTTGAAAGATCCCATGAGTAGTGATCAACTCAAAGTTGGCTGATCTTAATCCAAAACTCTTGACAACCCCCTGTCCCCCCTTTAATAAGTAATGATGGTGCGACACagtttatgtaaatgtgtgttctCTTGCGTTTTCCCCCAGGTTCGCTGTAACCCTGTGGGTATCTATGGCTCTCGCAAGGCCGGCATCTGGAGCGAGTGGAGCCACCCTACGGCCGCGTCCACACCCCACAGTGGTGAGCACACACTGGAGCACTTACTGGCGATACCGCTGATAGCACCTCTTCCTCTTGATCTCGTTCTTTTGAGAGCTTTTTTTGGTCAATTTTACGAGACAGTTTGTACCGCTAAAGTTCGTTTTGTACCACGCACCCCGCTGTTTTCTCGCTCTGCTGGAAACTGGCCGGCGGCGGTGCTGTGTCACCCTCTTTTACCCTTCTTCCAGCCTGTTTTGTGCTGTGTTGCATTTTTCTATTCGTGGCAGATGTATCGGCTCAAAGGCATCAACTCAAATTATATCACatcaaaatagaaaaattaaAGCCAAATCGAATATTGCCAAACTTAATATTAAAAAATCAGACCAGACCTTGTTTATGTAACGCTTCAGTTGCAACACAAAGGGACAGAAAGAAGAACTGACAAAAGGATCAATAAGGAAGACTGAACACGATTCAAGTCGTGCTGTTCGCTCTGCTGGATGCCGCAGCGACTTGGCTAGCTGCTTTCTCAGACTTAACAATGAGTTCTCATAGCAAAATGGTATCAATACTGTCAGGAATGAGGGAGACAATACATGGGTTGTGAAAAAACCCCCTGAATTTTTTAACACAAGTAAATGTATTCCAGAACTTTTAATGGAAGCTTGGAGTGATTTTGTCAGATGAACTCAAAGAAGCATTCTGGACTGGTGGCTTGGAGTGGTGTTATGAaaagggctagctggttagcatgctaacttcggtAGATATCTTTATGTAAACGCATAAAATGTTTGTCTACGATCTAATAATCAGAGTACCTTTCCCACCAATGCCGCTCTGAAAACTAAAGCCAGTCTAACTTTCAGTCTCTTTCCCGTCCCCTCCTTCTTTCTTCCCTCCACGCAGAGCGCCTGATGTCGGGCTCCTGCGACTCCAAGTCCAGCGGGGACTCCAACTCCACCCTGCGCAGGGAGCTGAAGCAGTTCTTCGGCTGGGTGCGGAAACACGCCTACGGCTGCAGCAGCATGTCCATGAAGCTGTACGACCAGTGGAGAGTGCTGATGCAGAAATCCCACAAAGCACGCAACCAGGTAGGTAAGCATCACTAATGCAGGGACACGCCACTCAAATCTAATCACGGACATGCAACCGCACACACGCAAAAAGCACTGTTGAATGAAGAGCTGATTTGTAACAGAGTCTGTCTTTTTGATTTAAGGTTCTCCAAGGGGATAAATCCTAGCACACGCTGCCTTTTCCAAGTCAAGAAAAGAActgagtgagtgtgtttctgtcgatgtgtgtgtgagagaaagagacgtTGTATTCTTATATGGGAATTATAAGACTTTTTCCTCTGGACGTACCGGCCGTGGCGGTGAGAGGACATCCAAAACATgggattttcttctttttaaattcatCTTTCCCAGTCGACACCAGCGCTTTGTTTCTGCAACTGAGAAGGTGGACTTGCCTTGGAACGTCCTGGTATCAACATTCAAAAAAACGTAGACCACGCGGACTTTTCTGCTTTACTCAAAGGATGTTGTAAGCATGAATAAAACCTCGGGCATCAGTAAAAGACGTTTGACATGTGGCTGCTCTAAAAGGTGATCAACAAAACAGATTCAAACAAACTAAAAAGTGTTGCCCGAGCGTCTGAACAAAGTATTCTGTgacctgttttttcttttctcctgtgGATCCAAAGCGCCATCTAGTGGCTGTGCAGCATCCATGGATCAAAAGCTCcgaatcagaaaaaaaacttcctatgtgtaaaaaagaaaaaaagttaagaATTATCACTCAGTATTTCCAATTCGTGCTTTTTGTCATACAAAGTGCCAAACGTGTTTTTCTCTGAGCGACAGTATGTGACTGatggttgtttgtgtgtggagaCGTTTTCACTGCCTTTATTTTTGTACTGAATTGTACCAGCATATTTAAAACTGTATAAagttatgttttatttcttaagTTATGTTTagtttagtaaaaaaaaaaaaaaaaaaaaaaatagaaatatcaaTGACTGAAGTTGTTTATCAATCTCTAATGTTGTTCTATAAAAACATGTCGGAAAACACGAGGCTTGGGaatgacttgtgtgtgtgacgcTCATGTTGTCTTTTACATTATATATTCACCCATTAATCTTAAAAATTTGACCTGCTGCTCGACACATTTCCTGCAAGAATTGTCACCGGGATTGTCcgaactgaaacatgtccaaTTTAGCAACTTATGTGGACAAAAAAACGCCTTATAATAAGAATTTTCTGTTAATTTCATCCCCAGAATAAGCAGAATACATGCCGTAGGTACACCGTGTGACATAGATTGATAGTCAGTTGCTACTCAAACAAGAAATCTGTAATATTTTAAAtgatatgtttattatttttaagaaaataaagggGAAAAAGACAGACACAGCACCTCCTAGCATAACAGTAACTACAGTCATGtttaattataaaaacaaattgcTCCTCACCTTCCACTACAGGGCCCCAGATCCTAACGAACACACCGCGTCTATCTTCCTTAGAAAGTTTCTCTCTCCAGATGTGATGTGTTTACCATTTCTCTCAACCGCAAATCAAATGTGGGTACGGCCTCCAATTTTTCACACTCGCATGATTCACTTATCTTCAATCACCTTTCCAAACAAAACCGCCATTTTTTAAGATAATTGTTGGCAacggcagaggagctggtcgcTCCAAGAGTGGCTGCGGGAGGATCAGGTTCCCGAAAAGCCTCagagaaacaatgaaaaatgccTTTTTTCATGCGTGTGAAGTTTCTGCATCGCCAGAaagaatgtgtgaaataacTACCAGTTTAAACACCAGTAAATAATACACTTTAAGattgatattttatttaacccTGTTAACATGAGAGTCTAGATTTAGTCATAAGGGTGTAGTTCACTTACATCAGCAGAGTAATGTAGGAAAAAAGTCATGTTTTAAAGCCAAAGACGCCAAAAAATACAAGTTTTAACGATCACATGTGGTGATctagatcttttttttctcatttatgtACGTTTATGAAAGTTTAGTTAACTCAGTGAGGTTTTAAATACAAGTTTGAGATCcttaaagaacatttttatttattaattttccaTCATAAGACCTCCTCAGACTTACACGTGGGTGCCAGTGATCCTTTCTCAATATCTAAAATAGCAAAAACTCCAATTTAAGAATCTATATATGCAAAATATAGACATAACCAGTGACTCACATTAATTAGGTTGTTCTTGTGATCTTACACATGCCATAAATCTGGTTtccaaacattttaatgaagcgTGACAATTAGGAAAAGCTCACAATGTTTTCGcaatcacagaaacacagagcaggGTGTGTCAGACTCATTTTCAGTGAGTGTAATTAAATGGGTGCGGAGCGTTTGACCGAGAAAAAGCGTGACAGCTCAGCTTTTCAGAGCAGAAACATACAAATTCTGACCACATGGCGGCGCTACGTGCACCTAAATCTACCTCAGGTTCTCTGCTGGTCCAAGGCCCAAATCTGTGACTGAGCtcctgaggaggagcagaaataataaaacataacgTCGGCGAGGTCAAAACAAAGCTGAGTGACATTTGACAAACACTTTCCCTGATGAGTCCAGGCTGCGTCTCATCACGCTCCACAGCGATGAGCGAGTCACGTCTCCTAACACGCCTCACTCTGCTCCCTGCTCAGAGTGGGAACTGAAGACAGCGGTTGTGTTTCCTGTCAGCGCCCTCCACCGCGGCCGGGTTCCTTCTCCTGCCTATGACACAGCAGAGTCTTATTACAGAGGCTGTGACCACTCAGAGTCACCACTGCTTAATATTTAACCAGCGTGGGGTTTTAACTTGGTCATGGCTCCGCTCTCAAGGCTTTAGTTACCTCTGTGTTCAGGAGGAGAATTAGTAGAAAGCAGCGGAGCAAATTTTCTGCCAGACTCTCACACTGGAGAAGCAAAacagtttttggttttttttctttgagtaTTTTCTGCCACAGTTCACTTTTTCCAGATGCTCCCCGGACGCAAAGTAGCCATCTGTGGATTATGTTCGAGTTCCCTCAAACGTTTGTTGAAACTAATTTTAAGGTCTGGGAATTCTCGCAATCCCAGAAATTGACGTTTTTGTAGTTCGAATGGAAGATTTTCATGGATTAAATATAAGTCCTTTCCCTCAGTGTGCCTGGTAGAAAACTCCACCACAGTGCCAAgtgttcaaaataaaagtactcAGCAGGAAAAACGGCCTGTATGtactatattatattgtatgtgCAGATAAAATTATGGGTTTGGGCATCGGAAAAGAGGGATGATTACAT is from Sparus aurata chromosome 16, fSpaAur1.1, whole genome shotgun sequence and encodes:
- the crlf1a gene encoding cytokine receptor-like factor 1a isoform X1 — protein: MKAVSDICLLFLMLHTPGVLSLSTHVAVIYPQDPVLRMGSNLTASCWVHSDLGIHASSLFWTLNGQQLPSSLYRVLSPTNLSVTLAGLNASRQTSGDNLVCHNHKGHILAGSCLYVGMPPEKPVNLTCWSRNTKDLTCSWAPGGKGETNISTQYTLKYKLRWYGKEKECEDYTHSQPYSCSITRDLHLFTPYEIWVEASNQLGHAASDVITLDILDVVTTDPPSGVTVSRVGQLEDQLSVRWEAPPALKDFLFQAKYQIRYRLEDSQDWKVMDDVGNQTSCRLAGLRPGTVYFVQVRCNPVGIYGSRKAGIWSEWSHPTAASTPHSERLMSGSCDSKSSGDSNSTLRRELKQFFGWVRKHAYGCSSMSMKLYDQWRVLMQKSHKARNQVLQGDKS
- the crlf1a gene encoding cytokine receptor-like factor 1a isoform X2 yields the protein MKAVSDICLLFLMLHTPGVLSLSTHVAVIYPQDPVLRMGSNLTASCWVHSDLGIHASSLFWTLNGQQLPSSLYRVLSPTNLSVTLAGLNASRQTSGDNLVCHNHKGHILAGSCLYVGMPPEKPVNLTCWSRNTKDLTCSWAPGGKGETNISTQYTLKYKLRWYGKEKECEDYTHSQPYSCSITRDLHLFTPYEIWVEASNQLGHAASDVITLDILDVVTTDPPSGVTVSRVGQLEDQLSVRWEAPPALKDFLFQAKYQIRYRLEDSQDWKVMDDVGNQTSCRLAGLRPGTVYFVQVRCNPVGIYGSRKAGIWSEWSHPTAASTPHSERLMSGSCDSKSSGDSNSTLRRELKQFFGWVRKHAYGCSSMSMKLYDQWRVLMQKSHKARNQVGSPRG